The Sander vitreus isolate 19-12246 chromosome 10, sanVit1, whole genome shotgun sequence genome contains the following window.
TACATCTATTTCACAGGTGATTCATGGGATACATAACACATAGCACTTTACattaaatttaattaaattaaattttttttttttagaaataagcAATAACAGATATTTACAAAGAGTACATGATGTGACTTTCCTGAATGGTTAATGATGAATTATAATGTATGATATTTATTAATGCTTTATTAATACGCTCAGTAATCCTGTATCTGGGATTTTCGcatacagaaagtgtatgaatcCCAGGACCAAAtgagtcatacattctgtcattgtcattgtgttacttattggttagtctcccattgccagacctatatgcaccccgcaaaagaaaacgccacataaaatattaaatgaagttaactgttcacacaatacagtaacgtgagctatttgaattagctggatacatggttaaatgtaatttgctcttaccagtctATTGCCATGTGTACTTTGTCCGTagcaaatccccaccaatcggtcccaaaacatcctaGTTAGAATGTAAATAtcttaaacatattctttgtaaatctttacaataattccccgaaccaaccaagcagacctgccttgttgtacgatccaaattttcttcaaaactttttttagCGTGTAACTTGCTAGCActaagtttgttgttgtttcccaaaataaaaaacaaacagacaaagacaaccTCTTCGTCCCCTCTGCCATCCACTTTGAGATCGTGTACCTGCGCCCAGACCGGCCTGCCGTCGTGCCCTGCTGTGTGACCGACCCGCAGGCCAAGGTGTCCCTGCACAGAGAAGTCCCTCCAGAGGAGATCACAGCCAACGGGACGCAGGTGACCTATGACCCCACCAAGGGGTTTGTCCTGCAGAACCCCAGCCCAGAGCATCAGGGGGTCTTCTACTGCAAGGGTGTGACCAAGGGAACACCTCAGATCTCCACAAAGTACCAGCTGCTCTATGTGGCGGGTAAGGATGCAGCAGTCACACTTCAATGTAGTTATAAAtacagtagtctcgcattgtcagaccttccttcacagcgctgcggaggaaggtctggcgagtccacacagcattctgggacggGAGAagaacatgctctggtttattggcatttctttaaaccaatcaactCAATTaaattcagttcagttttatttatagtatcaaatcataaccagagttatctcaagacactttacagatagagtaggtctagaccacactctataatttacaaagacccaacaattctagtaatccaccaagagcaagcatttagtgcaataGTGGcgaggaagaaacctgggacagacccaggctcttggtaggcggtgtctgacggtgccggttgggggtgtgatgaacagttgcaataatagtcacaataaaagataatggaacagtgactagaaatagcagttgtagtagttcatggcatagcaaggcactgcagggcattacaggacgtagcagggcaccgcagagcgtagcagggtgtaacagggcatagcagggcgtgctTCAGGACcatggcgacagctgcaaccatgattttggtgccaccctaatccaaggaaacatgctgggtgaaaaaaaacataaggactctggggaataagctccccagagctaggtgcCTTGGTCAcagtcgtcatgggcggtgctaagcgccgggcGGAGCCAtggtgtctctgcaaaatagcctcggagaggaacttgttttggtggaacgtgtacgttcaaaagtagttttagtcgtgcaacagaaaactgagattggacagatagtctagctagctgtctggatttaccctgcagagatctgaggagcagttaaccacagtcctcataaagtttaaaattacaacacaaagaaagcggaaggaaatgggacatctggcggaatttccggcagcacccgaacaatcccggaagtggaacgttgggATATAGACCATAAATATAGTAACGTATGGTGATGCTGCTCCAAGTGcagaatctgaatctgaatactttattaatcccatcAGGGAAATTGTTTAGTGATGAGTAACCATTTTTCCTGTGCCTTTAACTGTCAAACATAACCACGTTACTTGTCCCTTTATTGGTTCAAAGCAGtgctgtagtacttgagtccggACTCGAGACTTTTGCtctacttaaagtgctcatattgtgctttttttccctttcctttattgtgttataaatcttttttgtgcacattataagtttacaaagtgaaaaagcccaaagtcccccccaaaggtacttaccatctccaacagaaaacactgttcacaaactgctccaaacagctctattgtagtccagcctttacttcagagacaaacgtggtcactttggaacacacgttataatgctcgcctagctgctagcatggcacgccctcatactctgcttctgactggctagtagtccttacctaggtactgtcagggcacgccctcatactctgcttctgactggctagtagtccttacctagctactgtcaggtcacgccctcatactctgcttctgactggctagtagtccttacctaggtactgtcagggcacgcctctctctgcttctgactggctagtagtccttacctaggtactgtcagggcacgccctcatactctgcttctgactggctagtagtccttacctaggtactgagcatgtgcgactctcaacaaagatggaacagaagtgagatgtctcactctgtagctaaaacagagagctcaacacacagggtgaaaagaggagctgcagcaatgtgcagtataacaaaaatatggtgttttttgaaaattaaaccatgtaaacctattctgatataacctctaaatacaattataaacctgaaaatgagcataatatgacactttaaagtaaataatatggcctaatttgatcctaCAGTGCTTCCGCTTTTTGATCATTGCAAGTAATAAAGTCAAATGATCATCCTAAAATagaagatatactgtctctCGCATCACATACATTATGAACAGGTAAGTAAGTGTTCTTGtagaggattcttttttttctgtctctggcTTTAcagtctctcatttggactctcggtcttgactctgtctcgactagtcctggtcttggacttgtcttggactcgacaaaggtggacttgactagaGCCCTGGTTAAAAGCACCAAGAACCACCGTGAGAGGCATTTTTACAAAGtcattgtatgtatgtattgtatttcaCATTTGTCAAAATCCTCCTCACTGCTGAGCTTGGTTTATGTGAACGCTCGCCAACAGAAATGGAAATACAGCTTGGATTTTGCAAATGGGAGGAGGATGGGAGGTGAATTTATGAAATGGAAATTGTGTGTGGTTTAGATCAAATTAGCTGCCATGGCATGTTTGGCTGGcagatggagagaaatagaatTTGGACTGACAGCAGTTTAAGTACCACTAAGCTTTCATCTATGAATGTTTTCTACAAATTTTGACATAAGTGTTTTCTGTTTCTTGTTGACAGTTCCTGGCGGGGCACCATTTGTGAGCCTAGCAGTGTCTCCGGAGTCTGTGAGAGGAGGAGACAACATCAACGTGACCTGCAGCGTGCTGGGGGAGCCGGAGGAGGACGTGAGCTTCACCTGGTCTTATCCTGGTCAGGTAAGAGGACAAACTGTCTTTATACATGTCAGTTACTTCATTTTAATTGTCCAACAGAGACAGTTATTTTGTAACCAGGAGTAATTCaacaaaaatttgaacatcgacaacttctcagtccctcccccctttctgctaaagcccaaaatggtctcctaagcccctccccccacaagggagaatgaatgcgtgtgcgtgagcagtgattgacacgcagttagacaccctcccctggccctgattggtgtatctgaacagttagacaccccccctggccctgattggtgtatctgaacagttagacacccccctggccctgattggtgtatctgaacagttagacaccccccttggccctgattggtgcatctgaacagggagctgtggatttttgcaaatctcactacaggctgtaggtggagccagaggagtcagattgtttttaaatgacctgcttcatgtagttctactggaacataggggcagtttcagcagatatgacagaaaggtagttttataaggtaaagtaacaaaaaattgccggtgcaacacagatgtcttcttacttaatagttttatttcttAAGGTGCATAATggtgactaacgtttcgatgtagggttacatcttcatcagagtcaaGGACTCagattttttgttactttacactgttttgtcctgccttggttgcaccggattgttgtggtctgcagaagcaCAGAGAACTCTCTTTTTTTAccttagttttataagtcttacctactgcacctttaatgcaaaaaaaagatctgtacAGTAATTAATCAATTCACATTAAAATGGTGCTGtcataaaagaaaatgcatataaaaaaaatcatataaaatctTCATACAATGTATCGATTTATAATTGTCTTAAtggatttaatacattttattaggCGTTTAACATTTCGTTACATTATTATTGTTCAGAAGAGAAATAAGAAATAGAGcagacagtacctaggtaaggactactagccagtcagaagcagagtatgagggcgtgccctgacagtacctaggtaaggactactagccagtcagaagcagagtatgagggcatgccctgacagtacctaggtaaggactactagccagtcagaagcagagtatgagggtgtgccctgacagtacctaggtaaggactactagccagtcagaagcagagtatgagggcgtgccctgacagtagctaggtaaaggactactagccagtcagaagcagagtatgagggcgtgccctgacagtacctaggtaaggactactagccagtcagaagcagagtatgagggcgtgccatgctagcagctaggtgagcattataacgtgtgttccaaagtgaccacgtttgtctctgaagtaaaggctggactacaatagagctgtttggagcagtttgtgaacagtgttttctgttggagatggtaagtccctttggggtggactttttcactttgtaaacctattacgtgcacaaaaaaaatatttaacacaattaaggaaagggaaaaagccaaaaagcataatgtgAGCACAATAAAACTTTCCCCCTTCAGCAGATGGATGTTAAAATAATCTCTGCACATACATCACTCTGCACAGCGAAGCTCAAACATTCAAGTGAGGTCATAATAAGAAATACACAAGACAAATTGGAGGGGGACTTTAAGGTCTTGTTGTTGATAAACCATGGTGAATTACATAACCATTGTGAACAATGGATCGATCATTTTCCTGCCCTGATTGTCACTAACAATTAACATAAATCCTGTTTGTTCTATTGTGCAGGACCGCCGCCCAGTTCACATCCAAATGTCCTGGAGGCTGGTTAACAGAGGAATGGGCCACACCACGCGCTTGTCCCAGAGTGTCATGACTGTAGAAGACGTGGAGACCATCGACTTTGGAAACTACATCTGTAACACCAAGAACCAGTACGGTGAGACAACTGTGACGATCGACATCATCTCCAAATAGCCGCGGCAGCAGAACCTGTGTTGTGGGTGTATTTCTAGATTGCAGATTGTGAAAACATAATAAAGATTTGCTACATCTTTTGTCGAAGagttcattttaaaaagtttcggttacactttacttgaaggtatctacataagagtgacatgacactgtcatgaacgtgtcataaacattataaacaagtcataaatgtttatgacaacgcttctgtcattaagtgtcattcggtttttgtcatgacaagttagggttagggttcatgtgttcatgacactgtcatgacactcttatgtagataccttcaagtaaaatgttacCAAAGTTTCACTTATTTTGGAGTGACTAAAAATAAGTTGTATTTGTGCAGACACATTACACTTCCTCTGGCTTAAAGCTCTGAGGAGAGGATTCACtttgcagcaggacaatgagcCCCCACACAGGATCGCAACACTATCTGAAATCCAGAGAAGAACAAGGAGTGCTGACCTGCAGGGCTTTTCCTCCACAGTCCACCAGATCTTAAATCTACTGAACATCTCTGGGAACATTTGGAGAGAAAAGCCCAAACTGGTTGCCAACATGCTTCATGAGATGCTGTACAGGAGTGTGGGTTTAAGATAGATTCTTAACTCGTTGCAGAACGGATGACAAAGAGTACGCTGTAATTAATGCAAGTGCtacatacatctttttttttaaataaaagtacaaacaaATGAGTTGTGGGTAGTGGAGTCAGATTTTTATGGGCCGCTCTCTGACAGGGACATTCAGGCTGGATGTCAGTCCAGACTCGGTCCAGACAACCTATAGATGGTTCAGTTAAATTTGACCAGAAGGAATGACCTGCACTGTGATTAAATCTTATACAGCACTGCATACTTCTTAGTCAGaatatttcaactttatttaaaaaataagataATAATTAAGTTACTTTGATgttttttaatgtcattttcaGGGTCTTTCCTTCCAACTCTTTCAACTGCTACAGTGTTTTGACTAGCCTCTGCATAGCTGTCTTATTACTAATACTTTGTGCAGCTAAACTAGGACCTTGATGCTTGAACGCGTGGCAGTTTTATGACTacattgactgtttttttttcacgtcTGACCTCGAGGAAACGGCAAAGCAGGAAGGCCTTGATaatcacatttatttgacagaaaagAACCTTAAAAGCTCTGCTGCAGACTAGCCATTAGTTCAAGGCTTTGAGATGGAAAAGCAGGAGACACTTGAATAACTACAAAACACACTTCAAAATATGTCATCTCTCCTTGGTCTATCTGACCACACCGGCTTTGAAAAATGACTAGATTAATTGGAAAACTTTAAAATGCGTCAAGTGTTCAGACTTCTCTTATAAAGTAGGGTTtctttgtatctgtgtgtgtgtgtgtgtgtgtgtgctctacgTGTTTACTCACATTGTATATCAGAATGACACTGGGTGAAGAATGTCAGGAAATGGTATTAATTCCCAGAAGCAATCCAAATCTACAGCTCGATGCCTTTATCAATCcaaccctccacacacacacacacacacacacacacacacacacttaaactaaCAAATGAGTTCTGGGTAGTGGAGTCAGATTTTTATGGGCCTCTCTCTGACAGGGACAACACCCTGCTGTAAACCCTGGCACTCTGTGTTGGACACCTAATCAAACATCCCTGACTTATCATAGTTAGCCTTTGTGCTACGTTGAAATGAAATAATGATGCTGGATAAGAGAGCAGCAGCCATCAGAGAATTGCTCTGGCTCGTTGTGAAGAAGAGAATCTGGTTTAAAGCTGAGCTGTGCGCCAGGCTGACGTCCTAATGCACTCCGTATGTGGAATGTGATCTGCAGGCCCAGAACTTATTTCGGTCCAATGCAACACTTGCTGCAGTTTCCGCTTTGCTGATAAGTTGTTTTGGTTGTTATGATTTTGGAATATACTTTAGCTGAGGATATGAATGTTTGTGGTTTATAAAACATTTAGTATATTTGGCtcaaacacaacatttacaaGACTTAATTGATAACTGCTGAGTTCCAGGAAAAACTGAATTCCTATAATATACCTTTTAAATGTAACTAATTAGTGTCATCTGCTGTGAGTAGCTCAAAAATGTGTGGATCACAGTTTTATAGCTTGACTCTGATACACCAGGTTTAATACAAGACTTTATTAATTGCATATTTCAAACAGGGTCAACAAACCAATAACATCAATTCCAAACTTTTTGAGACATCGCAGTGTCACTGACATGTACAAGCAAAGCCTCTTCTGGTCAACTCTTTGCAAGACCCcaactttaaagctgcattaggaGGGTTCAGTGAGGGGCGATCACCAAGactcaaacacatgcacaaagacTTGGATTGGTCCCttggtcaaacaaacaaacacgtggaaaataaaaacaagtttgAGGCCACAGATGATTCTTAAACCAACAACCTAGGTGTAAAAAAACcaacctttaaaaaataattcttaACATAGATTGAGACTTGTACAGCCCGGGTGTACTAACTAGCAGCTGGATGTTAGTAATAGAACAATTTGACTGTCACTCTTGCACAGTTAGCTGTGAGAAATGGTGCAGGAATCCAACAAAGAAATTCcatatttcatgtatatttcaCATAAAATGTGATATGAGAAGGGACAGTGTCCTCTGTATTCACAGCTATTCTATATTCAGACTTTCCATGGCTGTGGTCTCCAGAGACACAAACAAGtgctctcccacacacactgggctatatctgcatgcatgtgtgtgcatattttactgcatgtactgtgtatgtgagtgttCTGAGAAAAGCCTCTGCCAACAAGTAACAAAAATAGTGTTTCATTGAAGTCCTGAGATTTCCTTTCCCCCCCCCATCCATAGTATCAGACgtgaaaggcaaaaaaaacaaggcgGCCTTGCTTATTAAGTGCTTCTGTGcagcatttctttttatttttttacggtCTGTACCTCTGTACAGATAGTGTCAGAGTTCATCCAATCTCCAAGGAGTCAAAGGCTGTTGTGTTGCTAAGCGAACAGGAAACAAACATGGCTCTTAATTCCAGAGGGACAACTCAAAAGAGAGGGTGTGCTTCGAGGAAGCAGGGGCCCATGGTTATCTGGGTGAGACCGGAGGGCTGGAGAACAGGCCCGAGCTGCGCGGTGATTGGAAGCTGAAGGAGTGGGGGGAGGAGGCGGAGGTGGGGGACACCTTGCGGGGGCTACTCAGGTCTCCATTGTGGAGCTTCCACATCAGCTCCTCGTTCTCCATCGACAAACGCTTGTTCACCTTGGACTCCTTCTGAAGGGTTTCCTGCAGCACTGTCTGCTCCGTCGACAGCTGTCTGCAACGcatcaacacaacacacaggtcAGAAATGTTTACAGACAGAAAAGATTCAACCATTCAACTGAAGCTCTCACCTACAGTATATATCATATCATGATTTCTAAGGTTGTTCTGGAAAgccttaaaggtgccctgcaacacgtatttcattactttgtggtaatgtctgaagttctaccatggactctaaacatttttgtggaaaaaatgccttggttaccttgtttcaagccattctagcgtggtatagaaagcctgcaggaagactcagctcgatttgtgccagttctcattaatattcaatgagctaagctgcttgactctgattggctaacagctagccaatgagagcctggctatcagcatcctttacccagcacaactgggcgagctcatgaatagtaatgagctcaggcaacaccacgtcagactgaccagcttttgtaattggcctgatttctcagcttatttcttttcagtggctagagctgacagaggaggcagCAGTTCAtcttcacattcacgacataacacaaacacatatggacctaacatatttcaaaaaatacaaggaataacggttttgtgtggcagggcacctttaagaatAAGTGGTATTCTTTTAATTTGTTATTGtcaaacaaatcccatgaaagacccccaaaaaaaacaataaataaataaataaatctctctctcaatactttctAAATGACCTAGCCTGTTTGCTGCTCtcagcccattggttcctactgatgatgatgatgatgattttcagcagtagtggaagaagtattcagatcttttacttaagtaaaagtactgataccacaatgtaaatatactctgttacaagtaaatgtcctgcattgataatgttacttaagtatcatcaggaaaatgtacttaaagtattaaaagtaaaagtactcaatgcagaaagatcctcacattttagaaactggaaacgatccaaacagttctgtcatctaagtgtttaatcatctcagctggagtggtaggccgttatattgttggctagtttaatttatgATAAAGCATcgcattttataaactacatgtgttttgtgtgcaaaaatcttcatttgtaaagtaactaaagatgtaacagatgaatgtagtggagtaaaaagtgcaatatttctctctgaaatgtagcggagtagaagtagaaagtggcatgaaaagaaaagactcaagtaaagtacctcaaatttgtacttaagtacagtacttgagtaaatgtaccaagttacattccaccactgattttcAGCCGTGGACATTGTATGTgagattgagtcaaaataaacaacaGTGCTAATAATTattgaaggaacatgtcacccagtgccaTGGTGTGGATCACTGATTAATAGTTATTAGAAAATGATGCCagtctatggcacagaggagcATGCATTTAATTTAAAGAGGGCGATTCAAAGGTTCAGTGCAGCTTAAGGAGTGTGAAGTGAGACGGGCGGTTAGATGCTTCGGAGTGTGGTTTCCATCCCTACACATGAGTCTTACCTTGACAGTGCAGCATGTCTTTCCATGCGGGCTTTGAGGTCCTCATTCTCCTGCTGGACCTTGTTAAGGCTCTCATCCAACTTCACATTTTTCTCCGTctggaaagaaataaaaatcaacagaATGACTGAGTGATGCGTGTGGGTTTTATTTAGCAGCAGAATTGCTTGTCTCGATGCCCAGCAATCATCCCCCTCAGGTCTCACCAGTTTGTCTATCTCCATCAGCTTCTTTTCCTGCTGGTggagctgtttgtttttaatatccAGCACCACTTTGAGGCTCTCTAGCTCCTGCTCCAGATACAGGGTGTGGGAGTCCTTCTGCGGGGACAAATAAGTAGTGCCAAGATGTTCAGGGACTGTCAAAAATACTTCAAAAATGAGTACAGCAAGCCTCATAAATGTCATGTGGCCATAAATCCAGAAACACACAACAGAGGGCGCCATGAATCACTTACACATTAATCTCTGCTCTGGGCTCACAGGGACAAAGAAGCTTAGGCATCATACATAATGACAtcaaaaaaattacaaacatgCAAATAATGTGTTCTGCATGAAGGAAGTGTTTAAACTACTCctagtctctttttttttttaaacttggagTGGTCAATGTGTAACAGTGAGCTGTTTCTACTGCTGTTCTTATTGTGTATCTATTAATAGCAGATGTGGAGTGGCAGGGTAATGTGCGTAATGACTGCTATGCCACGGCAGAATGCTGGGTACATGGGGAAGCCACTTAACACTAATGAGGAGTGGCATCCTCACTGTACAACAGCACTCTGGGAAAATTAAAATCTACACTCTGGGCACAGAGGGAGGGCAGTGCTATAGCTAACACATGGTTTAACCCACACTGTTTCACATTGTAAAGAATGGTTGATTGTCCTTAATAGACGGCTCTTAAAAATAAGGTTGGGTCATGGTTTTTGTTTGTTGGTAGTTTAGATCTCtggtaatcattgttttgtcacctttttatgCTTCAAGGAAAGCAACACTGGAGTCATGAGATGTTTCTTGAGTGGAGCTCTGCTATAATAAGCACACTGATAAGATTACCTGACTCTTATCGGCcagctgtttcctcctgttcTCCTCTGCAGCTAGCTTCTCAATTAGGGCATTGTTCTCCATCGTCAGCTTTTCAATCTGTCCCTGTGGATGTATGCAGGAGGACAACGTCACCGAGTTAAGCTTTTATACACTGGCTCATCAATTCATAAATGACCCTCATGTCATGACATGCTATTGTTTgtgtgaaatgatttaataaaaagggagaaaagaaaagtcaAGCTTACAGATAGAGCGTCTCCGGTCTCTTTCAAAGTTCTTTCCAAAGACTGCAGCTCCTGACTGTGGACTTTTCTGAGCTCTAAAAGAGTTTTATGACATCAGAAATATTTTAGAAAAGTCAAAACTGTACAACAAAGCTCAAGGCTAATCACAATGTAATCTTATTATGCAATACaaaaatgcacacatgcacatttgtTTATTGAAGTACAATATCCTAAGTATAAAGGATACACCCAAGTCTTTCTCAGCTTGAGTTTGTAGCGTTTCAAATAATCTTATAAAACTCAGCATCAGAGAATGGATCAAGTTTCATGAATGGATCAAGTTTCATGAATACTGTTCACTCACCTTCCAGTGACATTTCATACTGCTGTTTCACAGACTGCAGCTGTTCTGCATGGCTGTTCTCTAGTTCCAGCTTCATGACTTCATGATTGTCTTTAAGCTCTCCCATCTTTCAAAAGAACACAGGATAGACTTCATTCTGAACCACAACATTACTGATCTTAAGGCATTGCTAAGCACTGCATTACATTAAGATGGTTCACAGTTATTTTCTCCTGACGCACAGAAaagttcaaacaaacaaaaaaaaattattgcaTCAATGATAGAATATTAACAAAGAACGCCCCACCCTCCACTTGTGTCTGAGCCTTTACAGAGAGCTGCTTTCCATTACATTAATTTAATAACGAGGTGGAGTAGGGACAAACCTGCTGTTGCAGGAGAGTCCTGCACTTGTCAGTCTCCTGCTGGTAGCTGAGGTGGACCTTGTCCCACTCGGCCTGGTAGAAGGCCTGCAGTCTCTGCTCCAGCTCGGCCAGGTCCTTCTGGTGCTGCTCCTGCAGTGTGTGCAGGGCATCCTCCAGAGCAACGCGCAACTcatccttctccttctccaggCGTTCAGATGAATGGACGGAGCAAACTGGAAATGAGAAAATCCCAACTTATTTTATTTAGGTAAAAGAGTGGCAGGACATTTGCATggtgttttgtatttgtattgtatgcAGCTGTGTAGAGGGTAATATTAATTGAAATAGGGCAGAGGAAAAATTTTCTTAGTAACTGCTTGTGTAAAAAATATGATACGTCCACTGAGGAACTCTGTTTAGCAAACTTCTCTCTTGATGAAATTATGCGACACTAAATACACTCCAAAAAGGAATGGAAAAACTGACATTCAAGGGGAGGTTCCTCTTGCACTTGACTGCATATGCCAACTACACCACAGTTATTTATAGGCAGATGAAGATATGGGAACAAGTTTCACAATCTCTTGAAACCAGCAACATAAGTAACTGATTTCCTAAAGCAGGCTTGTTCCCTCCACACCTGGTAATTTTTAAGTTTGTGCAATTGGTGGCTTTCGTTTTTGTTCTGTAAACCAGTCTCAATATTTCCCAACTGTTTCCAATTGCCAAGTGTTTATATCTGCTCTGGAGTGGGTGACAGTGACTCCATATCTCCAGTCTCAGTGCTTGTGCACAAACACTGTTGATATTAATTGTGAACTTCAACTCACTAGAGAAGTCGCACCGAATGTACAGTTAGAAAGACAGCTGTGCAGAACAAGAACGTCTGCTGTCATGTTAAGCAGGTGATTTTCTTTCAAAGGTTTGGCATTAAATACACGGTATGACAATAAACCACAACTACTTAGAGCTCGAGACTATGTATGACTTCAATAGTGGGCGTAAAATAATATTGAACGCAGATGTTGCTGTGCTCCGCTACAACATGTGTGGCAGGGACATTGACTGTATTCGGGGCACAATAAAGG
Protein-coding sequences here:
- the pdgfrl gene encoding platelet-derived growth factor receptor-like protein, producing the protein MKLWVVLCLALLWVQLQNGACQQVKRRKDVGENRIRPGGKRVKVRVSKPKDGVGKGQSLLTQVLDKGRFLRLGLTTTLTPGKNMELRCKGDSIGWSYPTYLDTFNDSRLSIKHSDKYSQLVLMSPSAADTGSYSCWVIVCDGTECERDHDRTYVSYIYFTDKDNLFVPSAIHFEIVYLRPDRPAVVPCCVTDPQAKVSLHREVPPEEITANGTQVTYDPTKGFVLQNPSPEHQGVFYCKGVTKGTPQISTKYQLLYVAVPGGAPFVSLAVSPESVRGGDNINVTCSVLGEPEEDVSFTWSYPGQDRRPVHIQMSWRLVNRGMGHTTRLSQSVMTVEDVETIDFGNYICNTKNQYGETTVTIDIISK